The Delphinus delphis chromosome 2, mDelDel1.2, whole genome shotgun sequence genome contains a region encoding:
- the NFKBIA gene encoding NF-kappa-B inhibitor alpha, producing the protein MFQPAEPGQEWAMEGPRDALKKERLLDDRHDSGLDSMKDEEYEQMVKELREIRLEPQEAPRGAEPWKQQVTEDGDSFLHLAIIHEEKVLTMEVVRQVKGDLAFLNFQNNLQQTPLHLAVITNQPEIAEALLEAGCDPELRDFRGNTPLHLACEQGCLASVGVLTQPRGTQHLHSILQATNYNGHTCLHLASIHGYLGIVELLVSLGADVNAQEPCNGRTALHLAVDLQNPDLVSLLLKCGADVNRVTYQGYSPYQLTWGRPSTRIQQQLGQLTLENLQMLPESEDEESYDTESEFTEDELPYDDCVLGGQRLTL; encoded by the exons ATGTTCCAGCCCGCGGAGCCCGGCCAGGAGTGGGCCATGGAGGGCCCCCGGGACGCACTCAAGAAGGAGCGGCTGCTGGACGACCGCCACGACAGCGGCCTGGACTCCATGAAGGACGAGGAGTACGAGCAGATGGTGAAAGAGCTAAGGGAGATCCGCCTCGAGCCTCAGGAGGCGCCGCGCGGCGCCGAGCCTTGGAAGCAGCAGGTCACCGAGGACGGAGACTC GTTCCTGCACTTGGCCATCATCCATGAAGAGAAGGTGCTGACCATGGAAGTGGTCCGCCAAGTGAAGGGAGACCTGGCGTTCCTCAACTTCCAGAACAACCTGCAGCAG ACTCCTCTCCACTTGGCGGTGATCACCAACCAGCCAGAGATCGCTGAGGCACTTCTGGAAGCTGGCTGTGATCCTGAGCTCCGAGACTTTCGAGGAAATACCCCCTTACACCTTGCCTGTGAGCAAGGCTGCCTGGCCAGTGTGGGAGTCCTGACTCAGCCCCGCGGGACCCAGCACCTCCACTCCATCCTACAAGCCACCAACTACAATG GTCACACGTGTCTGCATCTGGCCTCTATTCATGGCTACCTGGGCATCGTGGAGCTGTTGGTGTCCTTGGGTGCTGACGTCAACGCACAG GAGCCCTGCAATGGCCGAACTGCCCTCCATCTCGCGGTGGACCTGCAGAATCCCGACCTGGTGTCGCTCTTGTTGAAGTGTGGGGCCGACGTCAACAGGGTCACCTACCAGGGCTACTCCCCGTACCAGCTCACCTGGGGCCGCCCAAGCACCCGGATACAGCAGCAGCTGGGCCAGCTGACCCTAGAGAACCTTCAGATGCTGCCCGAGAGCGAGGATGAGGAGAGCTATGACACGGAGTCAGAGTTCACAGAGGATGAG ctgCCCTATGATGACTGTGTGCTTGGAGGCCAGCGCCTGACGTTATGA